The Fulvivirga ligni genome window below encodes:
- a CDS encoding outer membrane beta-barrel protein: MNLKAFILIIISVHCFNLANAQTEKGSWMVGGNVSGAYDPDEYRKELEVQVNPNVGYFFVDKLMTGISISDNYIYRELGAKILDKYLVAGPEIRYYFGNSKFKFFPYVKFLAGKGKVKINTENYAPIDPDDEILDPYDDIKYNITDLNVGGGLSYFFKDNIAVEILLSYSKYNLDKEETSFVYYIEEYKRSNLSMNIGFQIYL; this comes from the coding sequence ATGAATTTAAAGGCGTTTATACTCATAATTATTTCAGTCCATTGCTTTAATCTAGCTAATGCTCAGACTGAAAAAGGTAGTTGGATGGTAGGAGGCAATGTCTCGGGAGCATATGACCCTGATGAATACAGGAAGGAACTGGAAGTACAGGTTAATCCCAACGTTGGCTATTTTTTTGTAGATAAGTTAATGACTGGAATCTCAATATCAGATAATTATATATATAGAGAGCTGGGTGCTAAAATTTTGGATAAGTACTTAGTGGCTGGCCCTGAAATCAGATATTATTTTGGAAATTCAAAGTTTAAATTTTTCCCTTATGTAAAGTTCCTTGCAGGAAAGGGTAAGGTGAAAATAAACACTGAAAACTATGCGCCCATAGATCCAGACGATGAAATATTGGATCCATATGATGATATCAAATATAATATCACTGATTTGAATGTGGGAGGGGGGCTTTCATACTTTTTCAAGGATAATATAGCAGTGGAGATTTTGCTTTCATATTCTAAATACAATCTTGACAAAGAGGAGACGAGCTTTGTTTATTATATAGAAGAATATAAAAGATCCAACCTTTCAATGAACATAGGGTTTCAAATCTATCTTTAA
- a CDS encoding outer membrane beta-barrel protein, giving the protein MKKALLIAVLMVSVMTVQSGYAQIQKGNFMVGGDATFDFGKSDGVKYSKTAINPTVAYFLVNRLALGLQGSLGATVYDRGSADARQFSTLAIGPLARFYFNENKFSVFAEAGYLHESLVVGPAEDFVLISYTGQDENREQYSYSHLDLGVGCSFFLNDHVSIDAILAYHKNLTENGYSRGQKQISLNFGFQIFL; this is encoded by the coding sequence ATGAAAAAAGCGTTACTCATAGCAGTGCTTATGGTTAGTGTAATGACCGTTCAAAGTGGCTATGCTCAGATTCAGAAGGGAAATTTTATGGTAGGTGGAGATGCTACTTTTGATTTCGGTAAAAGTGATGGAGTTAAGTATTCTAAGACTGCCATAAATCCAACGGTCGCCTACTTCCTGGTGAATAGATTGGCCCTTGGGCTACAAGGATCACTTGGAGCCACGGTGTATGATAGAGGCTCTGCAGATGCTAGGCAGTTTTCGACCTTAGCCATTGGTCCTTTGGCTCGATTCTATTTCAATGAAAATAAATTTTCTGTATTTGCCGAAGCAGGCTACCTACACGAATCTTTAGTGGTAGGACCTGCGGAAGATTTTGTGCTTATAAGCTATACCGGGCAAGATGAGAACCGGGAGCAATACTCTTATAGCCATCTGGATTTGGGAGTAGGCTGTAGCTTTTTTTTAAATGATCATGTAAGCATAGATGCTATTCTTGCTTACCATAAAAATCTGACTGAGAATGGGTACAGTAGAGGTCAAAAACAAATCTCATTAAATTTTGGGTTTCAAATTTTTCTATAA
- a CDS encoding TonB-dependent receptor domain-containing protein translates to MRLLISIFLLLGAVTLKAENSPSPAKPFTIKGKLVDAETGKGLEYASVSILAAVDSALVTGGVTDMNGVFSIEVAKGKYIVKTEFISYKAKYFRAEVNSDNKVVDLGNITLSPDTETLKEVVVTAQKSQMVMELDKRVFNVGQDLSNIGANAADILDNVPSVNVDIDGNVSLRGSSNVKILVNGKPSGLIGISSTDALRQLQGNLIERIEVVTNPSARYQAEGNAGIINIILKKDSNEGVNGSFTANLGYPANYGLSFNVNYRKKWLNMFANYGTNYRNSPGSGYSNQEFYNDGYTTSRRTDRDRTRGGISHNFRVGSDFYLSEKSILTLSGLYRISDEDNETELIYRNYDRNRMLIADSLRTDDEAEDEENMEYALNFTHDFAKEGHKLTADVQYRESDEVEDSEQKQGARPGANENFTPNLFQQSLNEESEKNLLLQTDYVYPFSKQGKIEAGLRGNLRRIDNNYIVEERNNEGVFEQLPGFSNNFKYEENIYAAYAIYGNKWSDFSFQLGLRSELTDITTELVTTGEKTDKNYIGFFPSAHVTYELGNENSVQASYSRRLDRPNFWNLNPFSNYTDPRSIRAGNPDLNPEYTNSFELGYLKNWNAGSVFSSVYYRHTTDVIDRIRYQDVVNGDTVLFAIPQNLSYRDSYGVEFTVSQDIGEWWKLNGNVNFYRQMTEGQYGEQDLSSDTYTMSARVTSKMTLFNAFDYQLSGRYSAPQTSPQSKRKAFYTIDMGLSKEILDKKGTITLNVRDILNSRKWRGETFGNNFYEESEFQWRARQILLSFTYRLNQRNKPNREERGGDGYGGDDADF, encoded by the coding sequence ATGAGATTACTAATATCTATTTTTTTATTATTGGGTGCTGTCACCTTAAAGGCAGAAAATTCACCATCGCCGGCTAAGCCTTTTACTATTAAAGGAAAACTGGTAGATGCAGAGACGGGCAAGGGATTAGAGTATGCTTCTGTAAGTATTTTGGCTGCGGTAGATAGTGCCCTGGTTACAGGAGGTGTTACTGACATGAATGGCGTATTCTCTATTGAGGTGGCCAAGGGAAAATATATCGTTAAAACAGAATTCATTTCTTATAAAGCCAAATACTTCAGAGCAGAAGTAAATTCAGACAACAAGGTAGTAGACCTTGGAAACATCACACTTAGTCCAGATACTGAAACTTTAAAGGAAGTAGTAGTTACGGCTCAGAAAAGCCAAATGGTAATGGAGCTGGATAAGAGAGTTTTTAACGTAGGACAGGATTTAAGTAACATAGGTGCTAACGCAGCTGATATTTTGGATAATGTACCTTCTGTTAATGTTGATATAGATGGAAATGTGAGTCTAAGAGGTAGCTCCAATGTGAAGATTTTGGTCAATGGAAAGCCTTCAGGCCTTATTGGTATCAGTAGTACCGATGCTTTGAGACAGCTTCAGGGTAACTTAATCGAGAGAATTGAGGTGGTTACTAACCCATCTGCAAGGTATCAGGCAGAAGGAAATGCTGGTATTATCAATATCATCCTAAAGAAAGATTCTAACGAAGGAGTAAACGGTTCATTTACGGCCAATTTGGGTTACCCTGCTAATTATGGGCTTTCTTTTAATGTTAATTATAGAAAGAAATGGCTCAACATGTTTGCGAATTATGGTACAAACTATCGCAACAGCCCAGGATCTGGTTATTCTAATCAGGAGTTTTATAATGATGGTTACACCACTAGCCGTAGAACAGACAGAGATAGAACCAGAGGAGGTATTTCACATAATTTTAGAGTAGGATCAGATTTTTACCTGAGTGAGAAGAGTATCCTCACCTTGTCGGGTCTTTATAGAATATCTGATGAAGATAATGAGACCGAGCTGATCTATAGAAATTATGACCGCAATCGTATGTTAATTGCTGATTCGTTAAGAACGGATGATGAGGCAGAGGACGAAGAAAATATGGAATACGCTCTTAACTTCACCCATGATTTCGCTAAAGAAGGACATAAGTTAACGGCTGATGTTCAGTATAGAGAAAGTGACGAAGTGGAAGATTCTGAGCAAAAACAAGGAGCAAGACCTGGTGCCAATGAAAATTTCACGCCTAACTTGTTTCAGCAGTCGCTCAATGAAGAGTCAGAAAAGAATTTGCTTTTACAGACTGATTATGTTTACCCTTTCTCCAAGCAAGGGAAGATTGAAGCGGGGCTTAGAGGAAACCTGAGAAGAATAGATAACAATTATATTGTTGAGGAGAGGAACAATGAAGGTGTTTTTGAGCAGCTGCCTGGTTTTTCTAATAACTTCAAATACGAAGAAAATATCTATGCTGCTTATGCCATTTATGGTAATAAATGGAGCGATTTTTCTTTTCAATTAGGCTTAAGATCAGAGCTTACAGACATCACTACTGAGCTGGTGACCACCGGAGAAAAAACAGATAAGAACTACATAGGCTTTTTCCCAAGTGCTCATGTTACTTATGAGTTGGGGAATGAAAACTCAGTGCAGGCCAGCTATAGCCGCAGACTAGATAGACCAAATTTCTGGAACCTGAATCCGTTTAGTAATTACACTGACCCAAGAAGTATTAGAGCAGGTAATCCTGATCTGAATCCAGAATATACCAACTCCTTTGAGTTAGGCTATTTGAAAAACTGGAATGCTGGTTCTGTATTCTCAAGTGTATATTATAGACATACCACAGATGTGATAGACCGCATCAGGTATCAAGATGTAGTGAATGGTGATACGGTGCTTTTTGCTATCCCACAAAACCTGAGCTATAGAGATTCATATGGTGTGGAATTCACTGTATCTCAAGACATTGGTGAGTGGTGGAAGCTGAACGGTAACGTTAACTTCTATCGTCAGATGACTGAGGGCCAATATGGTGAGCAGGACCTTTCTAGTGATACCTATACCATGTCCGCCAGAGTAACTTCTAAAATGACTTTATTCAATGCCTTTGATTACCAGCTAAGTGGTAGGTACAGTGCGCCGCAGACTAGCCCGCAGAGTAAAAGAAAGGCCTTTTATACCATAGATATGGGACTTAGCAAGGAGATATTAGATAAAAAAGGAACCATAACCCTTAACGTAAGAGACATTCTCAATTCACGAAAGTGGAGAGGAGAGACCTTCGGTAATAATTTTTATGAAGAGTCTGAGTTTCAATGGAGAGCTCGCCAAATTTTGCTCTCTTTCACCTACCGCTTAAACCAGAGAAACAAACCTAACCGTGAAGAACGCGGTGGCGATGGCTATGGTGGTGATGATGCAGACTTTTAA
- a CDS encoding type IX secretion system histidine kinase PorY — protein MRLIYKITLLYLFISLLVFLLGSAITYQVIKREIDFEQQRFLKDRLTWAERFIVRKNLKKTFSHDKITIIPLEGEVKESEIAFSDTIVMHSTLQRLEPHIKLDVIRKVGDGFYKISIYDLIVEEDDIADGVQESLIKVFLLLTVVVLVLSAVASYYIFKPFNLTLQKIKGFNIKGNKPIAYEKSGTKEFDNLNMFLSEMTDKSRKDYQALKEFSENASHEMQTPLAIANGKLELLMESENLTDEQVVLVYSAQSSIQRLSKLSSALSLLTKIENKEFENIEEVDLSDLLNQLLFDFKELMELKSIESSAMIDEGVKISIDPVLAAILVNNLFQNAIRHNYENGYLKIKLTNRKLTIVNTGEPLLSPPEAMFERFRKNNQSRESIGLGLAIVHKICEVNQLGLLYEFKDGEHIVSVKF, from the coding sequence GTGAGACTGATTTACAAGATTACCCTTCTTTACTTATTTATATCGCTTTTGGTGTTCCTGCTGGGGTCTGCCATTACTTATCAGGTGATAAAAAGAGAGATAGACTTTGAACAGCAGCGGTTTTTGAAAGATCGTTTGACGTGGGCGGAGCGGTTTATAGTAAGGAAAAACCTGAAGAAGACCTTTTCACATGATAAAATTACCATCATTCCCTTAGAAGGAGAAGTGAAAGAGTCCGAAATAGCCTTCTCTGATACCATAGTTATGCATTCTACTTTGCAGCGCTTAGAACCGCACATTAAGCTGGATGTGATAAGGAAAGTGGGAGATGGTTTTTACAAAATTTCCATTTATGACCTTATCGTTGAAGAAGATGATATTGCCGATGGCGTTCAGGAATCACTCATAAAAGTGTTTTTATTATTGACAGTGGTGGTGTTGGTGCTCAGTGCGGTGGCTTCATACTATATTTTTAAGCCTTTCAATCTTACCCTTCAGAAAATTAAGGGTTTTAACATCAAAGGTAATAAGCCTATTGCCTATGAGAAATCGGGTACTAAGGAGTTCGATAACCTTAATATGTTCCTTTCTGAAATGACAGATAAGAGTAGAAAGGATTATCAGGCTTTAAAGGAATTTTCAGAAAACGCCTCGCATGAAATGCAAACTCCACTGGCCATTGCTAACGGCAAGCTGGAGCTCTTGATGGAATCAGAAAACCTTACTGATGAGCAGGTTGTATTGGTTTATTCAGCTCAAAGTTCCATCCAGCGCCTTTCTAAATTGAGCAGCGCACTGTCTCTGCTTACTAAGATAGAAAACAAGGAATTTGAAAATATTGAAGAAGTAGACCTCAGTGATCTGCTTAATCAATTACTTTTTGACTTTAAAGAATTAATGGAATTGAAGTCCATCGAGTCATCAGCCATGATAGATGAAGGGGTGAAGATATCTATTGATCCTGTTTTAGCTGCCATTTTGGTCAATAACCTGTTTCAAAATGCTATAAGGCATAATTATGAAAATGGCTATTTAAAAATTAAGCTTACTAATAGAAAACTCACCATTGTGAATACAGGTGAGCCATTGCTTTCCCCACCGGAAGCTATGTTTGAGCGTTTTAGAAAAAACAATCAGAGTAGAGAGAGTATCGGTCTGGGCTTGGCTATAGTTCATAAAATATGTGAGGTGAACCAGCTGGGTCTTCTTTATGAGTTTAAAGATGGCGAACACATAGTAAGTGTGAAATTTTAA
- a CDS encoding response regulator transcription factor, producing the protein MKILIVEDQKELAQNITAYLSKEGYVCEWAPDYRTAIDKLAGYNYDMVLLDLMLPDGNGLDILRYIKREDADMGVLILSAKNALDDKINGLDLGADDYLAKPFHLSELNARVKAIFRRRNLSGSHDMVFNEISINTDTMEVKVNEDYLDLTRKEYEMLLYMLVNKNRVLTKQSIAEHLWGDYMDSVDSFDFVYQHIKNLRKKITKAGGKDYIQTMYGSGYKFNAKA; encoded by the coding sequence ATGAAGATTTTAATTGTTGAAGATCAGAAGGAATTGGCTCAGAATATTACCGCTTATCTGAGCAAAGAAGGCTACGTGTGCGAGTGGGCTCCTGATTACAGAACAGCCATAGATAAACTTGCAGGTTATAACTATGATATGGTTTTGCTAGATCTCATGCTACCCGACGGTAACGGGTTAGATATACTTCGATACATTAAAAGAGAAGATGCCGACATGGGGGTACTCATCCTTTCAGCAAAAAATGCGCTGGATGATAAAATCAATGGCCTCGATCTGGGCGCAGATGACTATCTGGCTAAGCCATTTCACCTTTCTGAGCTCAACGCCAGGGTGAAAGCCATCTTCCGAAGAAGAAACCTGTCAGGTTCTCATGATATGGTTTTTAATGAGATTTCCATCAATACGGACACCATGGAGGTGAAGGTAAATGAAGACTACCTTGATCTTACCAGAAAGGAATATGAAATGCTACTTTACATGTTAGTAAATAAAAACAGAGTGCTTACCAAGCAGAGTATCGCTGAGCACCTCTGGGGTGACTACATGGATTCTGTAGACTCATTTGATTTTGTGTATCAGCACATTAAGAACTTAAGAAAGAAGATCACCAAAGCCGGTGGGAAGGATTATATCCAAACCATGTACGGCTCAGGATATAAATTTAACGCCAAGGCATAG
- a CDS encoding ABC transporter permease: MKHQPQPPQWCVRFLEWFCPEQLSEAILGDLLEQFDEEVEEKGLKSARWRFVWNVLLFFRPGILFRNNFKLKIINTIMFSNYFKIAFRSIMKRKLYSFINAFGLSIAIAFCVLIYLYISHERSFDQFHENKDRLYRISETSYDLWNYEPGYQTSVYLQLGLGPVLLEEIPEIEKMTRFNGGGEAILKHGDKIFTERITYVDKDFFTMFSFPLVSGNINKLLDDKHDIILTPEVAEKYFQDENPLGKTLELDYDGKNEIFTVSGVISESPSNSSLEYGVLISQENRMWYDRNMTSWNSYSTPLFIQLREGADAAVLKGKFDAVIDKYMGEDLELDREEYNVPEDVVMVSYDAQNILDIHLDTKIHWANSSDPQYALILGGIALLIMIIACINYVALALTTSAARKKEVGVRKAIGAQKNQLVSQFTFESITLAFISMILGMLLMVLFLPYFNDFTNRNIELTSINWFELVGVVMLLTLFIGFLAGSYPSLFLSSFKTSHVLKGGFTSKLKASFTKPLVVLQFALSAFLMISSVIMYKQMEYVTTKDLGFDKEQVLVANMHMGYSVESNKMVERLRTALEAEPEVVSVAGTSTSFGHGWNMRGFTYEGHQKSAMLYTVDPNFISLLDIELVEGRNFDPNLASDSNAVIVNEALVKDLGWENPLSQYLNYNEDSASRGEQVVGVMKNFMNVSLRSDVRPMFISLKEGYLTTALVKVNTQDMPATIAKIEDRWREVVPGKPFDYTFMDQDLANQYGASQRWMKIMGLATGFAILISCLGLFGLSGINALNRTKEIGIRKVFGAEVLNIFILLNRQYIWLAIIAFGLAAPVAWYVMTNWLSDFHYAIDMGWELFGLSMLLGVLVALLTVSYHGVRSAFTNPADTLKYE; encoded by the coding sequence ATGAAACATCAGCCTCAACCTCCCCAATGGTGTGTTCGCTTTTTGGAATGGTTTTGCCCAGAGCAACTCAGCGAAGCCATATTAGGAGATCTTTTAGAGCAATTTGACGAGGAGGTAGAGGAGAAGGGATTGAAAAGTGCCAGGTGGAGATTTGTGTGGAACGTGCTGCTGTTTTTCAGGCCGGGAATATTGTTTAGAAACAATTTCAAACTCAAAATAATCAACACCATTATGTTTAGTAACTACTTCAAAATTGCCTTCCGGAGCATTATGAAAAGGAAACTCTACTCTTTTATCAATGCCTTTGGTCTAAGTATAGCAATAGCCTTTTGTGTACTTATCTACCTGTATATCAGTCATGAGCGTAGCTTCGACCAGTTTCATGAAAATAAAGATCGATTATATAGAATATCAGAGACCAGTTATGATTTGTGGAATTATGAGCCTGGCTATCAAACTTCTGTGTATTTGCAGTTAGGTCTGGGGCCGGTGCTTTTGGAAGAGATTCCTGAAATAGAGAAAATGACTCGTTTTAATGGTGGAGGTGAAGCCATTTTGAAACATGGCGATAAGATATTTACAGAAAGGATCACTTATGTAGATAAAGACTTCTTCACCATGTTCTCTTTCCCTCTTGTGTCTGGTAATATAAACAAATTGCTGGATGACAAGCATGATATCATTCTTACGCCCGAAGTGGCTGAAAAGTATTTTCAGGATGAAAATCCTTTAGGTAAAACATTGGAGCTGGATTATGACGGTAAGAATGAGATTTTTACGGTGTCAGGAGTTATTTCCGAATCTCCTTCTAATTCCAGCTTAGAGTACGGCGTTCTTATTTCTCAGGAGAATAGAATGTGGTATGATAGGAACATGACCAGCTGGAATAGTTACAGCACGCCGTTATTTATCCAGCTGAGAGAAGGGGCCGATGCAGCTGTTCTGAAAGGTAAGTTTGACGCGGTGATAGATAAGTACATGGGCGAAGATCTGGAGCTGGATAGAGAGGAATATAATGTTCCTGAAGATGTAGTCATGGTGTCTTATGATGCTCAGAATATACTGGATATCCACTTAGATACTAAAATTCATTGGGCTAATAGTAGTGATCCGCAGTATGCTCTTATTCTTGGCGGTATCGCACTGCTTATCATGATTATTGCCTGTATTAACTACGTGGCTTTGGCGCTTACAACTTCCGCAGCCAGAAAAAAGGAAGTTGGGGTGAGAAAAGCAATTGGTGCTCAAAAGAATCAGCTGGTAAGTCAGTTTACGTTTGAGTCTATCACATTAGCTTTTATCTCCATGATCCTAGGTATGCTACTCATGGTGCTCTTTTTGCCCTATTTCAATGACTTTACCAATCGAAATATAGAGCTTACTTCCATCAATTGGTTTGAGCTTGTAGGTGTGGTAATGTTGTTAACTTTATTCATAGGCTTTTTGGCCGGCAGCTACCCTTCTTTGTTTCTATCTTCCTTTAAAACCTCTCATGTACTCAAAGGAGGCTTTACTTCTAAGCTAAAGGCGTCTTTTACCAAACCTTTGGTGGTGCTTCAATTCGCGCTTTCAGCCTTTTTGATGATCAGTTCTGTGATTATGTATAAGCAGATGGAGTATGTTACTACCAAAGATTTAGGCTTTGATAAAGAGCAGGTGCTAGTGGCTAACATGCATATGGGGTATAGCGTGGAAAGCAATAAAATGGTGGAAAGATTAAGGACAGCGCTGGAGGCAGAGCCAGAGGTAGTTTCAGTGGCAGGTACAAGCACCTCTTTTGGCCATGGTTGGAACATGCGCGGATTCACCTATGAAGGCCATCAAAAATCAGCCATGCTGTATACAGTAGATCCTAATTTCATTTCATTGTTAGATATTGAATTAGTAGAAGGTAGAAATTTTGATCCTAATCTGGCTTCTGATTCTAATGCCGTGATTGTGAATGAGGCACTTGTAAAAGATTTAGGTTGGGAAAATCCACTATCTCAATATCTCAACTACAATGAGGACAGTGCCAGCAGGGGAGAGCAAGTAGTGGGTGTAATGAAGAACTTCATGAATGTCTCGTTGAGAAGTGATGTAAGGCCAATGTTTATTAGCCTCAAAGAAGGATACTTAACTACAGCACTCGTTAAGGTGAATACGCAGGATATGCCTGCCACTATTGCAAAAATTGAAGACCGTTGGAGAGAAGTAGTGCCTGGAAAACCTTTTGATTATACTTTTATGGATCAGGATCTGGCTAATCAGTATGGGGCATCACAAAGATGGATGAAGATCATGGGGCTGGCCACGGGCTTTGCTATCCTTATCTCTTGTTTGGGCTTGTTTGGTCTGTCTGGCATCAATGCGCTGAACAGAACCAAGGAGATTGGTATAAGAAAAGTGTTTGGTGCTGAGGTGCTGAATATATTCATTTTACTAAATAGGCAATATATCTGGTTGGCTATCATAGCTTTTGGTCTCGCAGCTCCTGTGGCATGGTATGTTATGACTAATTGGTTGTCAGACTTTCATTATGCCATTGATATGGGCTGGGAACTCTTTGGGCTAAGCATGCTTCTGGGGGTGCTGGTGGCCTTGCTAACGGTGAGCTATCATGGTGTAAGGTCTGCCTTTACTAACCCGGCAGATACACTGAAGTACGAATAA
- a CDS encoding PadR family transcriptional regulator: MGKTYLGEFEELVLTIVGILGEEAYGNAIVEEIKERLNRKVNLSAVHVTLYRLEDKGLVTSGMGGATATRGGRRKRIFTISNAGLSLLHELREQRMELWSLLPQLKFGL, from the coding sequence ATGGGTAAAACATACTTAGGAGAATTCGAAGAGCTGGTACTTACCATAGTGGGTATTTTAGGAGAAGAGGCTTATGGTAACGCCATTGTAGAGGAAATTAAAGAGCGCCTAAACCGAAAGGTAAATCTTAGTGCTGTACACGTTACGCTCTACAGGCTGGAGGATAAGGGCTTAGTAACATCAGGTATGGGCGGTGCCACCGCTACCAGGGGAGGCAGACGAAAAAGGATATTTACAATATCTAATGCGGGTCTTAGTCTGCTTCATGAATTACGCGAACAGCGAATGGAGCTCTGGAGCCTTTTACCTCAACTAAAATTTGGTTTATGA
- a CDS encoding YoaK family protein, whose translation MLRRYSSSRTLGDNLRLGALTAFSAGMVNVISVIIFFAFTSNVTGHYAVLAEEISKGNWYQAGVVATWVMSFCFGGFVSNLVIINYTKKNPYLTHGIPVLLEIVCLVITGSYIQFYYQETLVETEVLVGLMLFAMGLQNGLTASISNSAVKTTHLTGLTTDLGMLLSMFTKKEFRKKKALVAKAKIQMAIMLSYLTGGIAAGYTYNTVGYNVFYIVCLFLLLVLFYDYSRITVIRFMLKRRQLPVINYIYSIRKKRALYSKP comes from the coding sequence ATGTTAAGGAGGTATAGCAGTAGCAGAACTTTAGGTGATAATTTAAGACTGGGAGCACTCACAGCATTTTCAGCCGGTATGGTGAATGTTATCTCAGTGATCATATTCTTTGCTTTTACCTCCAATGTTACGGGCCATTACGCGGTATTGGCAGAAGAAATAAGTAAGGGCAATTGGTATCAGGCAGGTGTAGTCGCCACCTGGGTGATGTCATTCTGTTTTGGTGGTTTTGTTTCCAATTTGGTAATCATAAACTACACTAAGAAGAATCCATATCTCACTCATGGTATACCTGTCTTGCTGGAGATTGTTTGTTTGGTTATAACAGGTAGTTATATCCAGTTTTATTACCAGGAAACACTGGTTGAAACAGAGGTGTTGGTAGGGCTGATGTTGTTTGCTATGGGATTGCAAAACGGGTTGACCGCTAGTATTTCAAACTCTGCTGTAAAAACAACGCACCTTACCGGCCTCACTACAGATTTAGGTATGCTTTTATCTATGTTCACTAAGAAGGAATTTAGAAAAAAGAAAGCACTGGTAGCTAAGGCTAAGATTCAAATGGCCATTATGCTATCATACCTTACTGGTGGTATTGCCGCAGGATATACTTATAATACCGTAGGGTATAATGTGTTTTACATTGTGTGTTTATTCCTGCTATTGGTGTTGTTTTATGATTATTCCAGAATAACTGTGATACGATTTATGCTTAAAAGAAGGCAGCTGCCGGTGATTAATTATATATATTCAATACGTAAAAAGAGGGCATTATATAGTAAGCCATAA
- a CDS encoding sensor histidine kinase encodes MKIQNKIIYLLLLIFLSYTLIFSGFIYYSISNYAFTDFYKRLEIRAITTAKYRVENENHTNVIRELRYEYLEQLPNEKIDLVKLSDLHDFHLDTALSGYESHFIEEIVKDSIAHYNNNKRFYYGTIYENTDHIKYLVIASAENYFITHHIIYLRNLLITSLIIAFVIIFFISISFSKRIIKPITDIINKVKDISLQSLHLRLEPAGNDGDTISDLTNTFNDMLNRLETSFETQKNFISNASHELNTPLTAIIGRTEVTLSLERTNEEYVQALKTVLCEAEKLERKTNALLYLARTGYNGKIQKESLVRIDQLLMEVKKTAEEMDANNKIIFDFSLLPENPTLLNTQANEQLLHLALSNIVLNGCKYSTDHTVYVAVGVADQRISVIISDHGIGIPEEELQFIYDPYFRASNTGYHEGYGIGLPLARNIIKMHQGDLEVRSELGEGTTVYVQLIIADE; translated from the coding sequence ATGAAGATTCAAAACAAGATCATCTATCTGCTATTACTCATCTTCCTCAGTTACACCCTGATTTTTAGTGGATTTATTTATTATTCCATTTCTAACTACGCCTTCACTGATTTTTATAAAAGACTGGAGATCAGAGCAATTACTACTGCTAAATACCGCGTAGAGAATGAGAATCACACTAATGTGATCCGTGAACTTCGCTATGAATATCTCGAGCAGCTTCCTAATGAGAAAATCGACCTGGTAAAGCTATCTGATCTGCATGATTTTCATTTGGATACCGCTTTAAGTGGTTATGAATCACACTTTATAGAAGAAATTGTAAAGGATAGCATTGCGCATTATAACAATAACAAAAGGTTTTACTACGGAACCATTTATGAAAATACCGATCATATTAAGTATTTGGTCATTGCGTCCGCAGAGAATTATTTCATTACCCACCACATCATATACCTTCGTAACCTGCTGATCACTTCTCTCATTATAGCCTTTGTGATTATATTTTTCATATCCATTTCTTTTTCAAAACGAATCATTAAGCCCATTACGGATATTATCAATAAAGTAAAGGATATCAGTTTGCAGAGTTTGCATTTACGGCTGGAGCCTGCGGGTAATGATGGAGATACCATCAGTGACCTTACGAATACTTTCAATGATATGCTCAACCGCCTGGAGACCTCTTTTGAGACACAGAAAAACTTCATCAGCAATGCCTCTCATGAGCTTAACACGCCATTAACAGCCATTATCGGCCGAACTGAAGTTACTCTAAGTCTGGAAAGGACCAACGAAGAATATGTCCAGGCTTTGAAAACAGTGCTTTGTGAGGCCGAAAAGTTAGAGCGGAAGACCAATGCACTCCTTTATCTTGCTCGAACAGGATATAATGGCAAAATACAGAAAGAAAGCCTCGTGCGGATAGATCAGCTGCTAATGGAAGTGAAGAAAACAGCGGAGGAGATGGATGCGAATAATAAAATCATCTTTGATTTCAGCTTGCTGCCGGAGAATCCAACCCTTCTCAATACCCAGGCCAACGAGCAATTATTACACCTGGCACTTTCAAATATTGTGCTTAATGGCTGCAAATATTCTACTGATCATACGGTGTATGTAGCTGTTGGTGTGGCAGATCAGCGTATTTCAGTGATTATCAGTGATCATGGTATTGGCATTCCTGAGGAAGAACTTCAGTTTATTTACGACCCTTACTTCAGAGCATCTAACACCGGCTACCATGAGGGGTATGGTATAGGTCTGCCATTGGCCAGAAATATCATCAAGATGCATCAGGGAGATTTGGAGGTGAGGTCCGAATTAGGTGAGGGTACTACTGTCTATGTTCAATTAATTATTGCTGATGAGTAA